From the genome of Solidesulfovibrio carbinolicus, one region includes:
- a CDS encoding tRNA lysidine(34) synthetase, which produces MTRSAHSLRTRDLGYAQRVCVAKAGKLMMQTGQLAPRARVGLAVSGGVDSLVMLAVMAIRRRIVPFPVELLLLHVNPGFDPHNHAPLAELCADLGVPAHIEVTDFGPRAFSEENKKNSPCFYCAWLRRKRLFDLCARYNLSHLAFGHNADDLAATFFLNLFQNGRVDGLSGRESFFGGRLTVIRPLLLVDKPTIVRAAKAWELPVFANPCPMAGKSMRHEAETWVRTICAGGKKRGVNLHHALGRWQLGKDALPDPETAPDAAGEA; this is translated from the coding sequence ATGACTCGATCCGCCCATTCCCTGCGCACCCGCGATCTTGGCTACGCCCAGCGCGTCTGCGTGGCCAAAGCCGGCAAGCTCATGATGCAGACCGGCCAGCTTGCTCCCCGAGCCCGGGTGGGTCTGGCCGTGTCCGGCGGCGTCGACAGCCTGGTCATGCTGGCCGTCATGGCCATCCGCCGGCGCATCGTCCCTTTTCCCGTGGAACTGCTGCTGCTGCACGTAAACCCCGGCTTCGACCCGCACAACCATGCCCCCCTTGCCGAATTGTGCGCCGACCTGGGCGTTCCCGCCCACATTGAAGTCACGGACTTTGGCCCGCGCGCCTTTTCCGAGGAAAACAAGAAGAATTCACCGTGTTTCTACTGCGCCTGGCTGCGCCGCAAACGGCTGTTCGATCTGTGCGCCCGCTACAACCTGAGCCATCTGGCTTTCGGCCACAACGCCGACGACCTGGCCGCAACGTTTTTCCTCAATCTCTTCCAGAACGGCCGGGTGGACGGCCTGTCCGGCCGGGAATCGTTTTTCGGCGGCCGCCTGACGGTCATCCGGCCGCTGCTCCTCGTGGACAAGCCCACCATCGTCCGGGCGGCCAAGGCCTGGGAACTGCCGGTTTTTGCCAACCCCTGCCCCATGGCCGGCAAATCCATGCGCCACGAGGCCGAGACCTGGGTCCGCACCATCTGCGCCGGCGGCAAGAAGCGCGGGGTTAACCTCCATCATGCTCTGGGCCGTTGGCAACTCGGCAAGGACGCCCTGCCCGACCCTGAAACGGCCCCGGACGCGGCCGGCGAGGCGTAG
- a CDS encoding chemotaxis protein CheD yields MEIVVNISDMKVTNRARDVLVTHALGSCLGLAAYDPVAGVAGLIHCLLPLARDVKAPIKNPFMYVNTGVPQMIRAMYGRGATRDNLVLKAAGCGRMMHISNQFDTGASNVAALKKLLQVNDMRLSAEDVGGTIPRTMRLFADTGRIVISSCGRSWEL; encoded by the coding sequence ATGGAGATTGTCGTCAACATCTCCGACATGAAGGTCACCAACCGCGCCAGGGACGTCCTCGTCACCCATGCCCTTGGGTCGTGCCTGGGCCTTGCCGCCTACGATCCCGTCGCCGGCGTGGCCGGGCTCATCCATTGCCTGCTGCCCTTGGCCAGGGACGTCAAGGCGCCGATCAAAAATCCCTTCATGTACGTCAACACCGGCGTACCCCAGATGATACGGGCCATGTACGGGCGCGGCGCGACCCGGGACAACCTGGTGCTCAAAGCCGCCGGCTGCGGCCGCATGATGCACATCTCCAACCAGTTCGACACCGGGGCCAGCAATGTAGCGGCGCTTAAAAAGCTGTTGCAGGTCAACGACATGCGCCTTTCGGCCGAGGACGTGGGCGGCACCATTCCGCGAACCATGCGCCTTTTCGCGGACACGGGCCGGATCGTGATCTCATCGTGCGGGAGGTCCTGGGAATTATGA
- a CDS encoding MinD/ParA family protein yields MSDRISSARPPAGPGPELPLVLSVTSGKGGVGKTNLSVNLAYCLSKMGRKVVLLDADLGLANVDILLGLAPKMNLFHLFHEGVELRQVLVETPFGFSILPASSGVSDMLALSTGQKLDLLEAMDYLEGKINYLIVDTGAGINDNVIYFNLAARERLLVLTTEPTSLTDAYALIKVMHLNHDVHRFRVVVNMAPSVKAAKAVFAKLYAACDHFLSGISLDFTGYVPVDAAVKNAVIRQKPFCHLTPDSPAAKKVMDLAHVIDSWEVDAKLDGNIKFFWKKLLFQEQPLA; encoded by the coding sequence ATGTCTGACCGCATATCCTCCGCCCGCCCGCCCGCCGGCCCCGGCCCGGAACTGCCCCTTGTCCTATCCGTGACCTCGGGCAAGGGCGGCGTGGGCAAAACCAACCTGTCCGTCAATCTGGCCTACTGTCTGTCCAAGATGGGCCGCAAGGTGGTGCTGCTCGACGCCGATCTGGGGCTGGCCAACGTGGACATTCTTTTGGGGCTGGCCCCCAAGATGAACCTGTTCCACCTTTTCCACGAAGGCGTGGAACTGCGCCAAGTGCTTGTGGAGACGCCCTTTGGCTTTTCCATCCTGCCGGCGTCCTCGGGGGTAAGCGACATGCTGGCCCTGTCCACCGGGCAAAAGCTCGACCTGCTGGAGGCCATGGACTACCTTGAAGGCAAGATCAATTATTTGATTGTGGACACGGGCGCGGGAATCAATGATAATGTCATATATTTCAATCTGGCCGCCCGCGAGCGTCTGCTGGTGCTGACCACCGAGCCGACCTCGCTGACCGACGCTTACGCCCTTATCAAGGTCATGCACTTAAACCACGACGTGCACCGCTTCCGGGTCGTGGTGAACATGGCCCCGAGCGTCAAGGCGGCCAAGGCGGTTTTTGCCAAGCTCTACGCCGCCTGCGACCATTTTCTTTCGGGCATCTCCCTGGACTTCACGGGGTATGTGCCCGTCGATGCGGCCGTCAAAAACGCGGTCATCCGGCAAAAACCATTTTGCCACTTGACCCCGGACTCGCCGGCCGCCAAAAAGGTTATGGATCTGGCTCATGTGATCGACTCCTGGGAAGTGGATGCCAAGCTCGATGGAAACATCAAATTCTTCTGGAAAAAGCTCCTCTTCCAGGAACAGCCCCTGGCTTAA
- a CDS encoding M23 family metallopeptidase, whose amino-acid sequence MFRHYQLVIFRDHHGAYRKLRFRGWLFALMLLALAALVAGDVYLVKYYYNYKRMERELAEWEARGQDQNAQLVSLSDKVKALETDLARIRGFDAKLRRMVNLDQEPRDVSPEGEVKDFDKKYLPLYRQEMLGRKLHQFLGELRDQTALELARQQELATLVETAGVRLTALPTSWPVAGWIAAPFGERVSPFTGKKEFHKGMDIAAPVGTEVKAPGEGTVAFAGETDDGGFTVVIDHQGGLSASFGHMRDVLVTKGQAVAKGQIIGHVGDSGQASGPHLHYETRLYGVPVNPMRYILE is encoded by the coding sequence ATGTTTCGCCATTACCAGCTCGTCATCTTCCGTGACCACCACGGCGCATATCGCAAGCTGCGCTTTCGGGGCTGGCTTTTCGCGCTGATGCTCCTGGCCCTGGCGGCGTTGGTGGCCGGCGACGTTTATCTTGTGAAATATTATTATAATTATAAACGGATGGAGCGCGAGCTGGCCGAATGGGAGGCCCGGGGCCAGGACCAGAACGCCCAGCTCGTCAGCCTGTCCGACAAGGTCAAGGCCCTGGAGACCGACCTGGCCCGCATCCGCGGGTTCGACGCCAAACTGCGGCGCATGGTCAACCTCGATCAGGAGCCCCGGGACGTGTCGCCGGAGGGCGAGGTAAAGGACTTCGACAAGAAGTACCTGCCACTGTACCGCCAGGAAATGCTTGGCCGAAAACTCCACCAGTTCCTGGGCGAGCTGCGCGATCAGACCGCCCTGGAACTGGCCCGGCAGCAGGAACTGGCGACCCTGGTCGAAACCGCTGGCGTGCGCCTGACCGCCCTGCCGACCAGTTGGCCCGTGGCCGGCTGGATCGCCGCCCCTTTTGGCGAACGGGTGTCGCCCTTTACCGGCAAGAAGGAATTCCACAAAGGCATGGACATCGCCGCTCCCGTGGGCACGGAAGTAAAGGCCCCGGGCGAGGGCACGGTCGCCTTCGCCGGCGAGACCGACGATGGCGGCTTTACCGTGGTCATCGACCATCAAGGCGGCCTGTCCGCCTCTTTCGGCCATATGCGCGACGTGCTCGTGACCAAGGGCCAGGCCGTGGCCAAGGGGCAAATCATCGGCCATGTGGGCGACTCCGGCCAGGCCAGCGGGCCGCATCTGCACTACGAAACCCGTCTCTACGGCGTGCCGGTCAACCCCATGCGCTACATCCTGGAGTAG
- the fliR gene encoding flagellar biosynthetic protein FliR has translation MDLFHFNPATVFSFLLTFMRLSVVVFMLPFYGATLIPNVVKASFCLVLSMALWPRLAFVGTALPASPWTIGLMFLGEVLIGLILDILVRLLFSAAQAAGAIMGFSMGFSLMNSVDPMTGASESGLGHLMSQVATMLFLCLNGHLFLLSALAQSFEMVPPGGLLINAAVGEHLIVFTGQLFVMAIKIAAPILASIFLVDLALALVARAAPQMNVLFIGFPLKVSVGFLFMTMVFAAMTVVIENFLLDLEPMFRLVLKASS, from the coding sequence ATGGACCTGTTCCATTTCAACCCGGCCACGGTCTTCAGTTTTCTGCTGACCTTCATGCGCTTAAGCGTCGTGGTCTTCATGCTGCCCTTTTACGGGGCCACGCTCATTCCCAACGTCGTCAAGGCCTCGTTTTGCCTGGTGTTGTCCATGGCCCTGTGGCCGCGCCTGGCTTTTGTCGGCACGGCTTTGCCAGCCAGCCCCTGGACCATCGGGCTCATGTTTCTCGGCGAAGTGCTCATCGGGCTTATACTCGACATTCTGGTGCGCCTGCTGTTTTCCGCCGCCCAGGCCGCCGGCGCCATCATGGGCTTCTCCATGGGTTTTTCCCTCATGAACAGCGTCGATCCCATGACCGGCGCATCGGAATCGGGTCTGGGGCACCTCATGAGCCAGGTGGCCACCATGCTCTTTTTGTGCTTGAACGGTCATCTCTTTCTGCTCTCCGCCCTGGCCCAGAGCTTCGAAATGGTGCCGCCGGGAGGGCTGCTCATCAACGCCGCCGTGGGCGAACACCTCATTGTCTTCACTGGTCAGCTGTTCGTCATGGCCATCAAGATTGCCGCGCCCATCCTGGCCTCCATCTTTCTCGTCGATCTGGCCCTGGCCCTGGTGGCCCGGGCCGCGCCCCAGATGAACGTGCTTTTTATCGGCTTTCCCCTCAAAGTCAGCGTGGGTTTTTTGTTCATGACCATGGTCTTCGCGGCCATGACCGTTGTCATCGAGAATTTCCTGCTCGACCTCGAACCCATGTTCCGGCTGGTGCTCAAGGCCTCAAGCTGA
- the flhA gene encoding flagellar biosynthesis protein FlhA gives MAKAAQTPVQFNYERFTKQGDIMLAAGVVVILFVMLVPIPPAFIDLMLTFSISISLVVLVTSMFMGSPLEFSIYPTLLLVTTLLRLSMNVASTRLILLHGDEGPSAAGHVIQAFGQFVVGGNYVVGCVIFLVLFAINKKVIVAGTTRIAEVAARFTLDAMPGKQMAIEADLNAGLINEKQATERRDAIRKEADFYGAMDGAGKFVSGDVTATIIITAINIFGGFFIGVMQKGMNWKDAAQTYTLLTIGDGLVSIIPSIIISTSAGLIVSRAAAEAKMGEEFMAQLTFHPRALRLVSGMLFLFAIVPGLPTFPFLAMAVLLFVVARLSGQQQEMLQGQAAEQEKKPAPELETPEEVQTLLPLDALELEVGYGLIPLVDEEQNGNLLARIRSIRRQFALDMGVVIPSLHLRDNLQLRPGQYVVLIKGNEVASAEILIDHYLAMDPGDAKHRIQGVETREPAFNLPALWVPELHKEEAMLAGYTVVDPATVIATHLTEVFKRHLHEFLGRQEVQTLLETLSKRAPKVVEELVPGAMNLGGVQKVLQNLVREGVSIRDLLTVAETMADYAGSVKDPDQLTEYVRSRMGRTIVKPYLTGEGALPIMTLAPKVEGAVQESVRQTDHGAYLAMEPGLAQRIIQAIQKAMDKAMLGDGQPVLLTSPLVRPHLAQLLSRFIPNLPVISQAEIPAEIKLQSIANIGLTNAG, from the coding sequence ATGGCGAAAGCTGCCCAAACACCGGTCCAGTTCAATTACGAACGGTTCACCAAGCAAGGCGACATCATGTTGGCCGCCGGCGTGGTGGTCATTTTGTTCGTCATGCTGGTCCCTATCCCGCCGGCCTTTATCGACCTCATGCTCACCTTCTCCATCTCCATAAGCCTGGTGGTTCTGGTCACGAGCATGTTCATGGGCTCGCCGCTGGAATTTTCCATCTACCCGACCCTGCTCCTGGTCACCACCCTGCTGCGCCTGTCCATGAACGTGGCCTCAACCCGCCTCATCCTGCTGCACGGCGACGAAGGTCCCTCGGCGGCCGGACACGTCATCCAGGCCTTTGGCCAGTTCGTGGTCGGCGGCAACTACGTGGTCGGCTGCGTCATCTTTTTGGTCCTTTTCGCCATCAATAAAAAGGTCATCGTGGCCGGCACCACCCGCATCGCCGAGGTGGCCGCCCGGTTCACCCTCGACGCCATGCCCGGCAAGCAGATGGCCATTGAAGCCGACCTCAACGCTGGCCTTATCAACGAAAAGCAGGCCACCGAACGCCGCGACGCCATCCGCAAGGAGGCCGACTTCTATGGCGCCATGGACGGCGCGGGCAAGTTCGTCTCCGGAGACGTCACCGCCACCATCATCATTACGGCCATCAACATCTTCGGCGGCTTTTTCATCGGCGTGATGCAAAAGGGCATGAACTGGAAGGACGCCGCCCAGACCTACACCCTTTTAACCATCGGCGACGGTCTGGTCTCCATCATCCCGTCCATCATCATCTCCACCTCGGCCGGCCTCATCGTCTCCCGGGCCGCCGCCGAAGCCAAGATGGGCGAAGAATTCATGGCCCAGCTGACCTTCCACCCGCGCGCCCTGCGGCTGGTTTCAGGGATGCTGTTCCTGTTCGCCATCGTGCCCGGGTTGCCGACCTTCCCCTTCTTGGCCATGGCCGTCCTGCTCTTCGTGGTGGCCCGGCTGTCCGGCCAGCAGCAGGAGATGCTCCAGGGACAGGCCGCCGAACAGGAGAAAAAGCCGGCCCCGGAACTCGAAACTCCGGAAGAAGTACAGACCCTGCTGCCGCTGGACGCCCTGGAACTCGAAGTCGGGTACGGGCTCATCCCCCTGGTCGACGAGGAGCAAAACGGCAATCTGCTGGCCCGCATCCGCTCCATCCGCCGCCAGTTCGCCCTGGATATGGGCGTGGTCATCCCCTCGCTGCACCTGCGCGACAATCTCCAGCTGCGCCCCGGCCAGTACGTGGTGCTCATCAAGGGCAACGAGGTGGCCTCGGCCGAGATCCTCATCGACCACTACCTGGCCATGGACCCGGGCGACGCCAAGCACCGCATCCAGGGCGTGGAAACACGGGAACCGGCCTTCAACCTGCCGGCCCTGTGGGTGCCCGAACTCCACAAGGAAGAAGCCATGCTGGCCGGCTACACCGTGGTCGATCCGGCCACGGTCATCGCCACCCATTTGACGGAGGTCTTCAAGCGCCACCTGCACGAGTTCCTGGGCCGCCAGGAAGTGCAAACCCTGCTCGAAACCCTGTCCAAGCGCGCGCCGAAAGTCGTGGAAGAACTGGTGCCCGGAGCCATGAACCTTGGCGGCGTGCAAAAGGTGCTGCAAAACCTCGTACGCGAAGGCGTGTCCATCCGCGACCTGCTGACCGTGGCCGAAACCATGGCCGACTACGCCGGCTCGGTCAAAGACCCGGACCAGCTCACGGAATACGTCCGCTCCCGCATGGGCCGCACCATCGTGAAGCCCTATCTCACCGGCGAAGGGGCCTTGCCCATCATGACGCTGGCCCCCAAGGTCGAAGGCGCGGTGCAGGAAAGCGTGCGCCAGACCGACCACGGGGCCTACCTGGCCATGGAGCCGGGCTTGGCCCAGCGCATCATCCAGGCCATCCAGAAGGCCATGGACAAGGCCATGCTTGGCGACGGTCAGCCGGTGCTTCTCACCTCGCCCCTGGTGCGGCCGCATCTGGCCCAGCTGCTGTCCCGCTTCATCCCCAATCTGCCGGTCATCTCCCAGGCCGAGATTCCGGCCGAGATCAAGCTGCAATCCATTGCCAACATAGGACTGACCAATGCGGGTTAA
- a CDS encoding HDOD domain-containing protein — translation MSRREEILQKAMAIPNMPMPVQKVLAYIGNPDADLRQLAKIIEFDPGLTVNVLRMANSSFFGGGAKVSTVKEALMRLGLGRLYQLVIASGVAPMARYAIKGYGLRPGELLEHSVAVAVASETLARELGVGAPPYTFTAGLLVNIGKTIMGSFLEVDAAPILTLAHEQQISFEQAEELILGINHAELGALLLEKWGIPTPIVNVVRYRLRPDESPEPDLALDLVHVGDVIAKMTGIGMGIDGLQYAPSEAAFARLDVSPQQMENVMVAILEQIAEVRDILMENTL, via the coding sequence ATGAGCCGTCGCGAGGAAATCCTTCAAAAGGCCATGGCCATCCCCAACATGCCCATGCCGGTGCAAAAGGTCTTGGCCTACATCGGCAACCCCGACGCCGACCTGCGCCAGTTGGCCAAGATCATCGAATTCGACCCGGGGCTGACGGTCAATGTCCTGCGCATGGCCAATTCCTCATTTTTCGGCGGCGGCGCCAAGGTCTCCACGGTCAAGGAAGCGCTCATGCGCCTGGGCCTTGGGCGTCTCTACCAACTTGTCATCGCCTCGGGCGTGGCTCCCATGGCCCGCTACGCCATCAAGGGCTACGGTCTGCGTCCCGGGGAACTCCTGGAACATTCCGTGGCCGTGGCCGTGGCCTCCGAGACCCTGGCCCGCGAACTGGGCGTAGGTGCCCCGCCCTATACGTTTACCGCCGGCCTGCTCGTCAATATCGGCAAGACCATCATGGGTTCTTTTCTGGAAGTCGATGCCGCGCCCATCCTGACCCTGGCCCACGAACAGCAAATTTCCTTCGAGCAGGCCGAGGAGCTCATCCTTGGCATCAACCATGCCGAACTCGGCGCGCTGTTGCTCGAAAAGTGGGGCATCCCCACGCCCATCGTCAATGTGGTGCGCTATCGCCTGCGCCCCGACGAGAGTCCCGAACCCGATCTCGCCCTGGATCTTGTGCATGTGGGCGACGTCATCGCCAAAATGACCGGCATCGGCATGGGCATCGACGGCTTGCAATACGCGCCGTCCGAAGCCGCCTTCGCCCGCCTGGATGTCTCGCCGCAACAGATGGAAAACGTCATGGTCGCCATCCTTGAGCAGATCGCCGAGGTCCGCGACATCCTCATGGAAAACACGTTGTAA
- a CDS encoding chemotaxis response regulator CheY has translation MAANKEMRILVVDDFSTMRRIIKNILRQLGFNNILEADDGSTAWETLNKDKIDFIISDWNMPKMPGIELLRKVRGSEEFANLPFLMVTAEAQQENIIEAVQAKVSNYIVKPFTAETLGQKIDKIFDK, from the coding sequence ATGGCCGCCAATAAGGAAATGCGCATTCTGGTCGTAGACGACTTCTCCACCATGCGCCGAATCATCAAAAACATCCTGCGCCAGTTGGGCTTCAACAACATCCTGGAGGCCGACGACGGCAGCACGGCCTGGGAAACGCTCAACAAGGACAAGATCGACTTCATCATCTCCGACTGGAACATGCCCAAGATGCCCGGCATCGAACTGTTGCGCAAGGTGCGGGGCAGCGAAGAGTTCGCCAACCTCCCCTTCCTCATGGTCACGGCCGAAGCCCAGCAGGAGAACATCATCGAGGCTGTCCAGGCCAAGGTGTCCAACTACATCGTCAAGCCCTTCACCGCCGAGACCCTCGGCCAGAAGATCGACAAGATATTCGACAAATAG
- the flhB gene encoding flagellar biosynthesis protein FlhB produces MARDPSKTEKATPKRESKAREKGSVPRSQELPKLTVLVAGLLTVRFTIGTINEQMQEIYRTFLGGRLDFGGTTDDVAALMWSLSAKLAIMLLPLLLVMAVVAFVTQRLQVGEVWRPKIFEPDFSNILNPLQGLQRMLISTQTIVNLAKQTAMAFAISLVPYLILRKRFNEFLPLFYQSVDNIALFLLDNGFDMVLYTLLPMFVIAILDVWYTRWDYAENLKMTKDEVKDEYKQSFGDPHVKQQQKRKMMEVMQRRMLQDVPKADVVITNPTHIACALRYNPMESPAPMLLAKGADFMAEKIKDIAKEHKVPIRENKPLAQALYKNVEIGQVIPEDLYQAVASILAQLDKFRRFNRPR; encoded by the coding sequence ATGGCCAGAGATCCCAGTAAAACAGAAAAAGCCACCCCAAAACGGGAAAGCAAAGCCCGTGAAAAGGGGTCGGTGCCGCGCAGTCAGGAACTGCCCAAGCTCACCGTCCTCGTGGCCGGCCTTCTCACCGTGCGCTTCACCATAGGAACCATCAACGAACAGATGCAGGAGATCTACCGCACCTTTCTGGGCGGCCGCCTGGACTTTGGCGGCACGACCGACGACGTAGCGGCGCTGATGTGGAGCCTTTCGGCCAAGCTGGCCATCATGCTCCTGCCCCTGCTCCTGGTCATGGCCGTGGTCGCCTTCGTCACCCAGCGCCTCCAGGTCGGCGAGGTTTGGCGACCCAAGATATTCGAACCAGACTTCAGCAACATCCTTAATCCCCTGCAAGGTCTCCAACGGATGCTCATCAGCACCCAAACCATCGTGAATCTGGCCAAACAAACGGCCATGGCCTTCGCCATTTCCTTGGTGCCGTATCTGATCCTTCGCAAGCGGTTCAACGAATTCCTGCCGCTGTTCTATCAGAGCGTAGACAACATTGCGCTGTTTCTTTTGGATAATGGCTTTGACATGGTGCTTTACACCTTGTTGCCCATGTTTGTCATCGCCATTCTGGATGTCTGGTACACGCGCTGGGATTATGCCGAAAACCTGAAAATGACCAAAGATGAAGTCAAGGACGAGTACAAGCAATCTTTTGGCGACCCTCATGTCAAACAGCAACAAAAGCGCAAGATGATGGAAGTCATGCAGCGTCGAATGCTTCAGGACGTGCCAAAGGCTGACGTTGTCATCACCAACCCGACCCATATTGCTTGCGCCCTGCGCTACAACCCCATGGAATCGCCCGCCCCCATGCTCCTGGCCAAGGGGGCCGACTTCATGGCCGAGAAGATCAAGGACATCGCCAAGGAGCACAAGGTGCCCATCCGCGAGAACAAGCCCTTGGCACAGGCCTTGTATAAGAACGTGGAAATCGGCCAGGTCATCCCCGAGGATCTCTACCAGGCGGTCGCCTCGATCCTGGCCCAACTCGACAAGTTCCGGCGTTTCAACCGTCCTCGCTGA
- a CDS encoding FliA/WhiG family RNA polymerase sigma factor, producing METSNSSGKSSSSRNSPWLKLESGAFRWDDFDARDRQEIVRHYSPKIKIVASRLRAKLPPSVELNELISAGAMGLLEALGRFRPELGIKFETYAESRIKGAMLDDLRRMDWFSRGQRQRVRTLEEASRRIENDSGGPASLEQLAEATGLTEREVSMGLEALQNQLCLSLDAITENISSYQKNQLENEPYKSAEFKELVDKLASLIDDLTPREKLVLSLYYGEELNMRETSEVMGITEGRVSQLHSQALARLRQKFKSQYNIEQH from the coding sequence ATGGAAACATCAAATTCTTCTGGAAAAAGCTCCTCTTCCAGGAACAGCCCCTGGCTTAAGCTCGAGTCCGGGGCGTTTCGATGGGATGATTTTGATGCGCGCGATCGGCAGGAGATCGTGCGCCATTACTCGCCCAAGATCAAAATCGTGGCCAGCCGCCTGCGGGCCAAGCTGCCGCCGTCGGTGGAGCTCAACGAACTCATCAGCGCCGGGGCCATGGGCCTGCTGGAAGCGCTGGGCCGGTTTCGGCCCGAACTCGGCATCAAGTTCGAGACCTATGCCGAGTCGCGCATCAAAGGGGCCATGCTCGACGATCTGCGGCGCATGGACTGGTTCTCAAGGGGCCAGCGCCAGCGGGTGCGCACCCTGGAAGAAGCCAGCCGGCGCATCGAAAACGATTCCGGCGGGCCGGCCAGCCTGGAACAACTAGCCGAGGCCACGGGGCTGACCGAGCGCGAAGTGTCCATGGGCCTGGAAGCGCTGCAAAACCAGCTGTGCCTGAGCCTTGACGCCATCACCGAGAACATCTCCTCATACCAGAAGAACCAGCTTGAAAACGAACCGTATAAATCGGCGGAATTCAAGGAACTCGTCGACAAGCTTGCATCGCTCATCGATGATTTGACTCCCCGGGAAAAGCTGGTATTATCACTCTATTACGGTGAGGAATTGAACATGCGGGAGACTTCGGAAGTCATGGGCATCACCGAAGGCCGCGTCTCCCAGCTGCATTCCCAGGCCCTGGCCCGACTGCGGCAGAAGTTCAAGTCCCAGTACAACATTGAGCAGCATTGA
- a CDS encoding flagellar biosynthesis protein FlhF, with translation MRVKTFRGENMAAALAMIRQELGKDAVILGTQSVREDGKSLCEVMAALEYPDKETPPRKAPAVPAKAAAPKGRPGNGVAPKPGAKAAFKTAAATMPTSPQPADWNREWTEIKGHLLALMRPRLDLSSLTPRQRLALEYLEREGVDEATILALYRSIVERGEDAVIPALSRLVAVKPLTPALWPATAHMFIGPSGVGKTTILLRLALDAKRRAKDGPVTVVNADAGRGKGRLMLRHYAELSGLTYAEADGPEAFGRFLDGAAKGEAVFIDTPSLTHGGGPETWLAQWGLAGRDQLAAHLVLSPTYSSAQSEHYLRLARCEHLASIIWTKLDEACNYGSLVNMAHASGLPVSALTYGPELTSGMAAASGKALWKLLFKRQLPGQYPDADAAA, from the coding sequence ATGCGGGTTAAGACCTTTCGCGGCGAAAACATGGCGGCCGCCCTCGCCATGATCCGCCAGGAACTCGGCAAGGACGCCGTGATCCTTGGCACCCAGAGCGTACGCGAGGACGGCAAGTCCCTGTGCGAGGTCATGGCCGCCCTGGAATATCCGGACAAGGAAACGCCGCCGCGCAAGGCTCCGGCCGTGCCGGCCAAAGCTGCCGCGCCCAAGGGACGTCCCGGCAACGGCGTCGCCCCCAAGCCCGGCGCCAAGGCCGCGTTCAAAACCGCAGCCGCCACCATGCCGACCTCCCCGCAGCCGGCCGACTGGAACCGGGAATGGACTGAGATCAAGGGCCACCTGCTGGCGCTTATGCGCCCCCGCCTGGACCTGTCCTCCCTGACCCCGCGCCAGCGCCTGGCCCTGGAATACCTGGAGCGCGAAGGCGTGGACGAAGCCACCATTTTGGCGCTGTACCGCTCCATCGTGGAACGCGGCGAAGACGCCGTTATTCCGGCCCTGTCGCGCCTGGTCGCCGTCAAACCGCTGACGCCGGCGCTGTGGCCGGCCACCGCCCATATGTTCATTGGCCCAAGCGGCGTGGGCAAGACCACCATCCTGCTGCGTCTGGCCCTGGACGCCAAACGGCGGGCCAAGGACGGCCCGGTGACCGTGGTCAACGCCGACGCCGGACGCGGCAAGGGCCGGCTGATGCTGCGCCACTACGCCGAGCTGTCCGGCCTGACCTACGCCGAAGCCGACGGCCCGGAAGCCTTTGGCCGGTTCCTGGACGGCGCGGCCAAGGGCGAGGCGGTCTTTATCGACACGCCAAGCCTCACTCACGGCGGCGGCCCCGAAACCTGGCTGGCCCAGTGGGGTCTGGCCGGACGCGACCAGCTGGCCGCCCATCTGGTGCTGTCTCCCACCTATTCCAGCGCCCAGTCCGAGCACTATCTTCGCCTGGCGCGCTGCGAGCATCTTGCCAGCATCATCTGGACGAAGCTCGACGAAGCCTGTAACTACGGAAGCCTTGTCAATATGGCCCACGCCTCCGGCCTGCCGGTCTCGGCCCTGACCTATGGGCCGGAACTGACCAGCGGCATGGCGGCGGCCTCGGGCAAGGCGCTCTGGAAACTGCTGTTCAAACGCCAGCTGCCCGGCCAATACCCGGACGCCGACGCCGCAGCCTGA